The region AAGGAAAAACAAAGTTTATTCAAGGTACTTTAAGATCAGGACAAAATATAAGCTATAAAGGAAATGTGGTTGTATTAGGAGATGTTAATCCAGGTGCTCAAATAACTGCATACGGAAATATTATTGTTATGGGTAGTTTGCGTGGAGTGGCCCATGCTGGAGCAAATGGCAACATGGATGCCTGTGTAGCTGCTTTTCATTTAGATCCTACACAACTCCGAATTTCAGATGTTATAACTAGGGCGCCAGATGGTGATTATGAAAAACCAAAAATTCCGGAATTAGCCAGAGTAAAAGGAAATATGGTATATATTGAACCTTATTTAAACAAAAAATAATATTAAATTAATAAAGACTATTAAAATATACATAAGATAGGGGGAAAGATTATGGGTGAAGTCATTGTAATAACCTCTGGAAAAGGAGGGGTAGGAAAAACAACTACTACAGCTAATTTAGGTACTGGATTGGCACAGTTAGGATATAAAGTTGTAGTGGTGGATGCTGATATTGGATTAAGAAACCTAGATGTAGTAATGGGCTTAGAAAATCGAATAGTTTATGACATTGTCGATATAGTTGACGGTGTTTGTAGATTAAAACAAGGCCTAATAAAGGATAAGAGATATGAAGGACTACATTTACTACCAGCAGCACAAACTAAGGATAAAAACTCTATTAGTACAGAACAAATGCAAAAGCTCACATTAGAACTAAAAGAGAACTTTGATTATGTTTTAATTGATTGTCCAGCAGGAATAGAACAAGGTTTTAAAAATGCGATTGCAGGTGCAGATCGTGCTATTGTTGTAACAACTCCAGAAATATCAGCAGTAAGGGATGCAGATAGAATTATTGGGTTACTTGAAGCATCTGAAATAAGGGATCCTCTACTAATCATTAACCGTATTAGAATTGATATGGTTAAGAGGGGAGATATGATGAATATTGATGATATGATTGATATTCTAGCTATTGATTTACTTGGGGTAATACCTGATGATGAGACGATTGTCATTTCTACTAATAAAGGTGAACCTGTAGTTACAGATTCAAATTCATTAGCTGGACAGGCATATAGAAATATAACTAGAAGAATTACAGGGGAAAATGTTTCTTTTATAAATATGGAAAGTGAAGAGGGATTTATGAGCAAGCTAAAGAAAATATTTGGTTTAGCTAAATAAATATTTGGGAGAGGAGAAAAAACATGGATTTATGGAAATTTTTTAGTCGAGACTCTGAAACAAGTAAAAATGTAGCCAAAGAAAGATTGAAATTAGTTTTAGTTCATGATAGAACAAACTGCTCTCCTCACTTTTTAGATATGGTTAAGGGAGACATAATTAAAGTTATTTCTGATTATATGGAAATTGATGAGGATGGACTGGATATTAAGTTAACTAAAACTAAAAGAGACTATGATGATTCAAGTGTTCCAGCATTAGTGGCAAATATCCCCATTAAGAAGATGAAAGATCGTAGCCGTTAAGTTTTATAAAAACTAATATACAACATATTAAAAAAGACTATTTAATTTTTAGATAGTCTTTTTATAATACATAGGAAAATTATGCATCTATTAAAATTGTTCATAAGCCATAATTTTAGTTATGTATTTCAACAAAGTTAATCTATAAGTTTTTCAAAAGAAAAACTTGTCCAATTTAATACAACTTTAATATAGAATTTACTTAAGTAATAAAATTACTGTGTAATCAATATATTATACTAAAGCAAAAGCAAAGGAGTGAGTATAGTATATGGTTACAGGAAAAAACAGAGCAAATTCTTCTAACAATTTATTTGCAAAAAGAAAACTATGTATCAACTCTACAAGCTATCATAATTGGCTTAGGAAAACATTTACTAGAACTATTATTTCGATTATATTGATTATGTTAGTATTAATTATTCAAATGTTAAATTTTCAAGCACCAAAGAATGCATTAAATTTTGTAGAGGAAAAATTAGAACATAATGCAAGTCTAAATACTTATATAGCAGGAGCAAAGAAATTATATGCACATGTTAAGTTATTTGGGGGTAAAGCATTAGAAGCAATGAAGCTAGAAGGTAAAGTAGAAAACAAATTTATATTACCAGTAGATGGAAACATAATTTCTTATTTTAATGAAAATATTGGTGAGACATCAAATGTATCAAAGGGTTTAATTTTTTCTAGTGATACAGGAAAAAATATTTATTCTGTTGATGATGGTGTTATTATTGATATTGGATCAAATAAATTTATTGGCAACTATATTATTATAAAGCATAAAGGAGAATTACTATCTGTATATAAATATCTTGATACTAATCATGTAGAGTTGAATCAAAGGGTAGAAAAGGGTCAAGTAATAGGGACTTCATCTGAAAAGCTTTTGTTAGAAGTATGGTATCGAAATGAGGCTGTTGATCCTATTAAATATATAGATTTAAGTATGAAACAATTATAATATATGGAGCTAAAAATAAAATGAATTTATTTAAAATATTTAATATAGAAATAAAAATTAGTTATTTGATTTTTTTCATACTGATTTTCAGTATGTTTTTTAATTATTTTATTGAACTGCTAATATTAATTATAATTGTTTTAATACACGAATTAGCTCACTGCTGTTTATGTATTTACTATGATATAGAAGTATCCGAGGTGAAGTTGTTTGCTTTCGGTGGAGTGGCTAAATTTCGAGGTGATATTGAGACTGATTCCAAACGTGAAATTGTTATTGCACTAGCAGGACCTCTATCTAATTTTATACTTAGTATTATTTTGATTTTTGTAGTGAATATATTTAATATTGAAATGAATAATATAATACAATTTTGCTTAGTAGCTAACTTAACTATAGGTATATTTAATCTTATTCCTACACTACCATTAGATGGTGGAAGGATTATAAGAGGAATTATAGGATACTATGTGGGAATTAAGAAGGCTACGTATATTGTAGTAAGGTTAGGCTATATTGTATGTATATTATTATTTGGGATTGGAATATATTTAACATTGGTTTATAATATAGAATATATTTTTTTAAATATGCTATCTATTTATATATTTGTATCTAACCGAAAAGAGAAAAATAGGATTAATTTTATCTTTGTTAAAAATCTTGTTTTGAAAAAAAAATCCCTATTTAGTGAAGGAATTATGGATGCAAAATATGTAATAGCTATGGAATTTATCGACATAAAAAAAATATTTGATGAATTTACACTTGAAAAATATCATATTATAACAGTTATAAATACAAAAGGTAAAGTTATAGGAAGCTTATCAGAAAGTGAGATTATAGATGCTATTATTAATCACGATAACAATATCACTTTAGGATATCTAATAGATATTTATAAACAAAGACTAAGTTAATAAATATTTTCCAATTGTTTATGTTATCATATAACTAAAAGAGTTTTAAAAACCAAGGATGGACTTTGAAGGGAGAAAAATAATGGATAAGTTACAAATCGATAATTTATTATATAATGTAGAAAGACCAGCTAGGTATTTAGGGAATGAGTTAAATAGTGTACATAAAATAGTTGATGAAAATATGATTAGATTTGCATTTTGTTTTCCAGATGTTTATGAGGTAGGAATGAGTCACCTGGGAATGCAGATTTTATATAATTTACTAAATAAACAAGAAAGCATTTTCTGCGAAAGGGTTTTTACACCAGCCATAGATATGGAGGAAGAAATGAATAAGAATAATATTCCTCTATTTGCCTTAGAGAGCAGGCAACCTATTAGAAATTTTGATTTCGTAGGATTTACTCTGCAATATGAACTAAGCTATACTAACATATTGAGTATGTTAAAACTAGCAGGCATCCCTATTTATAGTGGAGATAGAAAAGACGAAGATCCTATTATAATTGTAGGTGGACCTTGTGTGTACAATTGTGAGCCAATAGCAGATTTTATTGATATAGCAGTATTAGGAGAAGCAGAAGAAGTAATTTTAGAGATTACAGATCTGTATAATAAATTTAAAAATGGTAATTATAATAGACTTGAATTCTTAAAGCAAGCTGCTTTAATTGAAGGAGTGTATATTCCTTCACTTTATGACGTAAATTATAATGAGGATGGAACTATTAATGGAGTTACTCCAAAGTTTGATGGAATACCAAAGACAATACGCAAAAGAGTAATTAAAAATTTAGATGATGTATTTTATCCTGAGGAAATTATTGTACCCTATTTAAACATTGTTCATGATAGAATTATGATGGAAATTTTTAGAGGATGTATTAGAGGCTGTCGTTTTTGCCAAGCAGGTATTATATATAGACCTGTAAGAGAAAAATCTTTTGATAGGTTACAGGAGATAACAAAGAATCTTGTTTCAAGCACAGGGTATGATGAAATTTCACTAGCATCTTTAAGTACCAGTGACTATTCACAATTGGAAGATTTAGTTAGACATTTAATAGATGAATATGGCAGCAAAAAAATAGGTATATCATTACCCTCTTTAAGATTAGATAATTTTTCTCTTCAATTAATTGAAGAAATTCAAAAGGTTAGAAAAACTGGGTTAACATTTGCACCAGAAGCTGGAAGTCAAAGACTTCGAGATGTTATTAATAAAGGAATAACAGAAGAAGACCTAATTAATGCTACTGAAAATGCATTTAGTTCTGGTTGGAGTAGTGTAAAATTGTATTTTATGATTGGCTTGCCTACCGAAACAGATACGGATATTATAGGAATTAAAGATCTGGCCTTTAAGGTAGTCGATGCATATTACAAAACTCCAAAGGAACAAAGAGGAAAGGGATTGAATGTTACAGTAAGCGCTTCCACTTTTGTACCAAAACCATTTACACCTTTCCAATGGGAACCACAATCTACATTAGATGCAATATATGCGAAACAGAAATTGTTAGTATCAGAGCTTAAGCATAAAAATATTACATTTAACTATCACGATTCTAAAACAAGCTTACTAGAAGCCGTATTTGCTAAGGGAGATAGACGACTTTCAAAGGTGCTTGAAATTGCATTAGAAGAAGGTTGCAAATTTGATGGCTGGATAGAACATTTTAATTTTGATAAGTGGATGGCTATATTTGATAAGGCAAATATTGATCCATCTTTTTATGCTAATAGACGTAGAGAATATGATGAAGTATTGCCATGGGATCATATTGATGTAGGAGTTAGCAAGCAATTTTTAATAAGAGAAAGCGAAAATGCTAAAAATGAAAAGGTGACAGCTAATTGTAGGACAAGTTGTGCTGGCTGTGGAGTTAATCAAATTTTTACAGGGGGAATATGCTAATGATAACCATACGTTCTAGATTTTATAAAAAGGGAGACATGGTGTTTATTTCGCATCTAGACCTAGTAAGAGTTTTTGAGAGGGCAGTTAGGAGGGCTAATATACCTGTTGCTTATACACAAGGATTTAATCCTAGGCCTATTATGGCATTTGCTACTGCCTTAGGTGTAGGAGTAGTTAGTGAAGGGGAATATATTGATATACAGTTAAGTGAAAAGTTAGATTCTAATTCATTTACAGAGAAGTTAAACAACGTATTGCCAGAAGGATTAAAAATAATTAAAAGTTTAGCAATTAGTAATAAGGAACAATCATTAATGTCTATTATTTCAAGTTCTACTTACTTAGTAAAATTACAAACAAAAGATATATTATCTAAAGACAATATTGAAGGATATATAAAGGAATTTTTAGATTATGAATCAATAATCGAACTAAAGGAAAAAAAGAAAAAACCTCATCATAAAAATAGAAAGCCAGAGTTTAGAGAGATTAATATTAGACCATTAATTAAAGAGGTTGAACTATTCTGTATAGATAACCATGAAGTCATTCTAAAAATGCATTTAGCAGCTGGGAGTGAAGCTAATCTTAAGCCAGAGATAGTTATTAGTAAATTAAAAGAAATTACTAATCTAGAAATAGTAGAAGATAAAACGAGGGTTCAGAGATTAGACCTATTTAAGGAAGAAAATGGAGAGTGCATAACTCCTTTGGATAAAGTGGATATTATGGAGTAAAATTAGGGAGTTGATTATATGAACCAAATTATAGTTGATGTTGGGATTAATGAGAATAGACTAGCACTAGTGGAAGATGAAGAGCTAGTTGAACTATATATAGAAAGACGAAATAATAAACGTATAGTTGGCAATATTTATAAAGGTAGAGTGGTTAATGTCCTTCCAGGAATGCAAGCTGCCTTTGTTGACATTGGATTAGAAAAAAATTGTTTTCTTTATGTTAAAGATGCTCTAGGTCAAGAATTTTTTAATAAGGATGAAGATCAATATAATGACATATCGATAAAAGATGTTGTTAAGCAAGGTCAAGAAATAATAGTACAGGTAATTAAAGAGCCAATTGCTAGTAAAGGTGCTAGAGTAACTACGAACATAACATTACCTGGAAGATATCTAGTTCTAATGCCACATACTACATATGTTGGCGTATCTAGAAAAATAAGTTGTTCAGACGAAAGAAGTCGATTAAAAGAAGAAATTGAAGAATTGAAACCAGATAATATGGGTATAATTGTTAGAACTGTGGCTGAAGGAAAAAACAAAGATGATTTTAAGGAAGATATTAAGTTTTTACTAAAATTATGGCAGAAGATTGAGAAAGAAAAAAAATTAGGTTTTGCTCCAAGAGCAATATATAAGGATTTTGATTTAATAAATAAAACAATCCGTGACACCTTTAGTAAGAATATAGATAAATTTATTATAAATGATCCTGATGAATATAAAAATGCTATGGAACTAGTTGAACTACTATCTCCACATTTGAAGGATAGAATTTCTTATTTCGACGAAGCTACTGACATATTTGGATATTATAAAATAGAGTCTCAGATTAACAAGTCATTAAATAGAACAATATGGCTAAAAAGTGGTGGTTATATTGTGCTGGACAACACGGAAGCTCTTACGGTTATAGATGTAAATACGGGTAAGTATGTAGGGAGCATTGATTTAGAGGATACAGTTTTAAATACTAATCTAGAGGCAGCTATTGAAATTGCTAAACAATTAAGATTACGAGATATAGGTGGAATTATTATAATTGACTTTATAGATATGACAAATGAAGAAGATGATCAAAAGGTATTGGATGCCTTAGAAAAAGCTTTAAATAAAGATCGGACTAAAAGCAAGGTTTTAGGAATGACAGAATTAGGATTAGTCGAGATGACAAGAAAAAAGGTTAGGCAAAGACTAGAATCATTATTACAAAAAAAATGTCCATGTTGTGATGGAACAGGTAGATTATTAAATGAATACACATTATTACATAAGTTTGAAAAGGAAATGACTAGAATTAGCGTACACACTAATTCTCAAGCTGTTGTATTTGAAGTGCATCCAACGGTTTTACAGGTTTTCAAACAGGAAGATGGAATAGTAGAAGAAATAGAAAATAAAACTAATTTAAAATCATTTGTACTTTCTAATCCATTTTTACACTACAATGATATAGTAGTAAAGGCCATGGGGAACATTCAAACTATAAAGAAGCTAATAGATGAAATTGACAGCTAAATAGTTGACACTGCAATAACAATATGATAATATATATATCTGTAAGTAGCCGCACGAATCGGGTTTTAAACGTTAGTACCTAGTATTCGGCGAGTTTGGGTCAGGGAGGTGTAATTTATGTACGCAATTATTGAAACAGGTGGAAAACAATACAGAGTTCAAGAAGGAGATACACTATTTGTTGAAAAATTAGAGGCTAATCAAGGCGATGTAGTTACTATTGATAGTGTATTAGCAGTTTCAAAAGACGGTAAATTAACTGTTGGTAGTCCAGTAGTTAATGGTGCTAAAGTTGAAGCTAAGGTTGTTGAACAAGGAAAAGGTAAGAAGATCATCGTTTTCAAATATAAGCCAAAGAAGGACTATAGAAGAAAACAAGGTCATCGTCAACCTTACACAAAATTAGTGATTGAAAAAATTAATGCTTAGGATGTAATAATTTATGATTTCAATCTCTATTTATCGTAATGCTAAAAAAAATATTGAGCAATTTATAGTAAAAGGACATGCCTATGCGGCTGACCCAGGTCAGGATATTGTTTGTGCAGCTGTTTCTGTCTTAAGTCAAACTACAGTATTAGCACTTCATGAAATAGCCCATGTAGCTATTGAATATGAAATTGAAAATGGTTACCTAAAATGTAAGTTGCCAATGAATTTAATGGAAAAAGAGCTATACGAGACAAAGCTTTTAATTGATACAATGCTTTTAGGATTAAATAATATCCGAGAAAGCTATCCACAATATGTTGAGATTCATGACAAGGAGGTGTAAGTCATGCTATTTAGAATAGACCTTCAGTTATTCGCGAGCAAAAAAGGGGTAGGTAGCTCCAAAAACGGTCGTGATAGTATTGCAAAAAGACTAGGTGTAAAAAGAGCGGATGGACAGTTCGTTACAGCTGGTAATATTTTAGTAAGACAAAGAGGAACAAAAATTCATCCTGGTATTAATGTAGGCAAAGGATCAGATGATACTCTTTTTGCAATGGTAGATGGTGTTGTTAAGTTCGAAAGAAAAGGTAAAGATAAAAAACAGGTAAGTATTTATCCAAGAGAAAATGCTGTAGCTGCTAACTAGTAGAAAACCGCCAAGGGCGGTTTTTTTATTGATTTATATTATAGTATATACCAGCAGTAAAAAGAAAATTTATGTGTTTTGTTTAATTGCTAGCTGGTTATACTAAATGTAGTTGACATCAGTATTAATACTGATATAATAAAATGGTAAAATAGTGAAAAGTGTGTGTAATTATATGTTGCTATAATCATAGTATTTTATAAAAACATGTTATAGCAATAATTAAGGGTGATTATATGTTTATTGATAAAGCTAAAATATATTTAAAGGCAGGTAAAGGCGGAGATGGTGCTGTTGCCTTTAGAAGAGAAATCTATGTTCCAGCAGGTGGTCCTGCAGGTGGAGATGGTGGTAAAGGTGGAGATATTATATTTAAAGTTGATGAGGGCATGAGAACCTTAATGGACTTTAGATACCAGAAACACTACACTGCAACCAATGGTGAAGACGGTAAGAATAAAAATATGTATGGTAAAGATGGAGAAGATCTAATACTTATGGTACCGCCTGGTACCATTGTTAGAGAAGAAAAAACTGGAGAAATTATTGCAGATTTAACTATAAACAATGATGAAGTAGTTGTAGCAAGAGGAGGAAAAGGTGGGAAGGGTAATAGCCACTTTAAAACAGCAGTTAGACAAGCGCCTAGGTTTGCTATAGGAGGAGAGCGTGGGCAAGAGTTTACAGTAATATTGGAGTTAAAGTTAATAGCGGATG is a window of Alkaliphilus flagellatus DNA encoding:
- the minC gene encoding septum site-determining protein MinC, encoding MIQENVIEFKGTKKGILICIKPQYDFEVIKEQLISKIEKTQSFFKGAKIFDIYCDTLTTEEKEELQILMATRYKIHVLKPEEREALNKTESTEEIFAGVIEGKTKFIQGTLRSGQNISYKGNVVVLGDVNPGAQITAYGNIIVMGSLRGVAHAGANGNMDACVAAFHLDPTQLRISDVITRAPDGDYEKPKIPELARVKGNMVYIEPYLNKK
- the minD gene encoding septum site-determining protein MinD → MGEVIVITSGKGGVGKTTTTANLGTGLAQLGYKVVVVDADIGLRNLDVVMGLENRIVYDIVDIVDGVCRLKQGLIKDKRYEGLHLLPAAQTKDKNSISTEQMQKLTLELKENFDYVLIDCPAGIEQGFKNAIAGADRAIVVTTPEISAVRDADRIIGLLEASEIRDPLLIINRIRIDMVKRGDMMNIDDMIDILAIDLLGVIPDDETIVISTNKGEPVVTDSNSLAGQAYRNITRRITGENVSFINMESEEGFMSKLKKIFGLAK
- the minE gene encoding cell division topological specificity factor MinE, translating into MDLWKFFSRDSETSKNVAKERLKLVLVHDRTNCSPHFLDMVKGDIIKVISDYMEIDEDGLDIKLTKTKRDYDDSSVPALVANIPIKKMKDRSR
- a CDS encoding murein hydrolase activator EnvC family protein, whose protein sequence is MVTGKNRANSSNNLFAKRKLCINSTSYHNWLRKTFTRTIISIILIMLVLIIQMLNFQAPKNALNFVEEKLEHNASLNTYIAGAKKLYAHVKLFGGKALEAMKLEGKVENKFILPVDGNIISYFNENIGETSNVSKGLIFSSDTGKNIYSVDDGVIIDIGSNKFIGNYIIIKHKGELLSVYKYLDTNHVELNQRVEKGQVIGTSSEKLLLEVWYRNEAVDPIKYIDLSMKQL
- a CDS encoding site-2 protease family protein, which translates into the protein MFFNYFIELLILIIIVLIHELAHCCLCIYYDIEVSEVKLFAFGGVAKFRGDIETDSKREIVIALAGPLSNFILSIILIFVVNIFNIEMNNIIQFCLVANLTIGIFNLIPTLPLDGGRIIRGIIGYYVGIKKATYIVVRLGYIVCILLFGIGIYLTLVYNIEYIFLNMLSIYIFVSNRKEKNRINFIFVKNLVLKKKSLFSEGIMDAKYVIAMEFIDIKKIFDEFTLEKYHIITVINTKGKVIGSLSESEIIDAIINHDNNITLGYLIDIYKQRLS
- a CDS encoding TIGR03960 family B12-binding radical SAM protein → MDKLQIDNLLYNVERPARYLGNELNSVHKIVDENMIRFAFCFPDVYEVGMSHLGMQILYNLLNKQESIFCERVFTPAIDMEEEMNKNNIPLFALESRQPIRNFDFVGFTLQYELSYTNILSMLKLAGIPIYSGDRKDEDPIIIVGGPCVYNCEPIADFIDIAVLGEAEEVILEITDLYNKFKNGNYNRLEFLKQAALIEGVYIPSLYDVNYNEDGTINGVTPKFDGIPKTIRKRVIKNLDDVFYPEEIIVPYLNIVHDRIMMEIFRGCIRGCRFCQAGIIYRPVREKSFDRLQEITKNLVSSTGYDEISLASLSTSDYSQLEDLVRHLIDEYGSKKIGISLPSLRLDNFSLQLIEEIQKVRKTGLTFAPEAGSQRLRDVINKGITEEDLINATENAFSSGWSSVKLYFMIGLPTETDTDIIGIKDLAFKVVDAYYKTPKEQRGKGLNVTVSASTFVPKPFTPFQWEPQSTLDAIYAKQKLLVSELKHKNITFNYHDSKTSLLEAVFAKGDRRLSKVLEIALEEGCKFDGWIEHFNFDKWMAIFDKANIDPSFYANRRREYDEVLPWDHIDVGVSKQFLIRESENAKNEKVTANCRTSCAGCGVNQIFTGGIC
- a CDS encoding TIGR03936 family radical SAM-associated protein, translating into MITIRSRFYKKGDMVFISHLDLVRVFERAVRRANIPVAYTQGFNPRPIMAFATALGVGVVSEGEYIDIQLSEKLDSNSFTEKLNNVLPEGLKIIKSLAISNKEQSLMSIISSSTYLVKLQTKDILSKDNIEGYIKEFLDYESIIELKEKKKKPHHKNRKPEFREINIRPLIKEVELFCIDNHEVILKMHLAAGSEANLKPEIVISKLKEITNLEIVEDKTRVQRLDLFKEENGECITPLDKVDIME
- a CDS encoding Rne/Rng family ribonuclease; its protein translation is MNQIIVDVGINENRLALVEDEELVELYIERRNNKRIVGNIYKGRVVNVLPGMQAAFVDIGLEKNCFLYVKDALGQEFFNKDEDQYNDISIKDVVKQGQEIIVQVIKEPIASKGARVTTNITLPGRYLVLMPHTTYVGVSRKISCSDERSRLKEEIEELKPDNMGIIVRTVAEGKNKDDFKEDIKFLLKLWQKIEKEKKLGFAPRAIYKDFDLINKTIRDTFSKNIDKFIINDPDEYKNAMELVELLSPHLKDRISYFDEATDIFGYYKIESQINKSLNRTIWLKSGGYIVLDNTEALTVIDVNTGKYVGSIDLEDTVLNTNLEAAIEIAKQLRLRDIGGIIIIDFIDMTNEEDDQKVLDALEKALNKDRTKSKVLGMTELGLVEMTRKKVRQRLESLLQKKCPCCDGTGRLLNEYTLLHKFEKEMTRISVHTNSQAVVFEVHPTVLQVFKQEDGIVEEIENKTNLKSFVLSNPFLHYNDIVVKAMGNIQTIKKLIDEIDS
- the rplU gene encoding 50S ribosomal protein L21, producing MYAIIETGGKQYRVQEGDTLFVEKLEANQGDVVTIDSVLAVSKDGKLTVGSPVVNGAKVEAKVVEQGKGKKIIVFKYKPKKDYRRKQGHRQPYTKLVIEKINA
- a CDS encoding ribosomal-processing cysteine protease Prp, whose product is MISISIYRNAKKNIEQFIVKGHAYAADPGQDIVCAAVSVLSQTTVLALHEIAHVAIEYEIENGYLKCKLPMNLMEKELYETKLLIDTMLLGLNNIRESYPQYVEIHDKEV
- the rpmA gene encoding 50S ribosomal protein L27, which produces MLFRIDLQLFASKKGVGSSKNGRDSIAKRLGVKRADGQFVTAGNILVRQRGTKIHPGINVGKGSDDTLFAMVDGVVKFERKGKDKKQVSIYPRENAVAAN